In one Butyrivibrio proteoclasticus B316 genomic region, the following are encoded:
- a CDS encoding Crp/Fnr family transcriptional regulator — protein MNLEDIEKSRLFQGMTTKELSSCLDFLDAKEKRFRKDDVILHAGEQTSKIGMVLSGSVTVESNDIWGNRTVLSHVGKNQYFAEAYALLGEVLLVDVRANEESRILFCNIKNLLEDSKKSSPWKEKLLKNILIISSQKNLVLSGRSFYTSSKSCRGRLMSYLNAIALQSDSREFDIPFNRQQLADYLNLERTNMSKELSRMQDEGLIEYRKCHFKLLKADS, from the coding sequence ATGAATCTTGAAGATATAGAAAAAAGCAGACTATTCCAGGGAATGACAACAAAAGAGCTATCCTCGTGCCTTGACTTCCTGGATGCAAAGGAAAAGAGATTCCGAAAAGATGATGTGATTCTCCACGCCGGAGAACAGACTTCCAAAATAGGCATGGTGCTTTCTGGAAGTGTTACTGTTGAAAGCAATGACATCTGGGGCAACCGTACTGTATTAAGCCATGTGGGAAAGAACCAGTACTTTGCCGAGGCCTATGCTCTTCTTGGTGAAGTCCTTCTGGTTGATGTCAGAGCAAATGAGGAAAGCCGCATTCTCTTTTGCAATATAAAGAATCTTCTTGAAGATAGCAAAAAGAGCTCTCCCTGGAAGGAAAAGCTCCTAAAAAATATACTTATCATCTCATCACAGAAGAACCTTGTCCTCTCCGGACGTAGCTTTTATACTTCTTCCAAGAGCTGCCGCGGACGCCTCATGTCATATCTCAATGCCATTGCACTGCAGTCTGACTCCAGAGAATTTGATATTCCCTTCAACAGACAACAACTTGCTGATTATCTGAACCTTGAGCGCACCAATATGTCAAAAGAACTCTCACGCATGCAAGATGAAGGGCTTATAGAGTATAGGAAATGTCATTTCAAGCTTCTTAAGGCTGATTCCTAG
- a CDS encoding methyl-accepting chemotaxis protein has translation MNKKSAFEVYLSAVFKWGITALVSACMFATAMFIVEKTIGFYQVIPWIAVIIFGIMDVCFFITGMLILKSSFDEDGYLKDGKLQIGKIFCSVVLILQWNYIIYMVPTRTFWGFLCFFLILIGFFMDIKLLSVTGSICIVSMFIAWFVRGTALLPVKDELFITDVIMCVVGLVLSLAGLVMFLFFVSYFLITAKKDELEENNRRVTGVMDAVRSISSKMVTAGTTLLDISSSESASAEELSATSDELVKNSNILGNKADESMANLSELNDCASIVEENVETVEKTSDNLLKKSKENEKSLNDLQGINSEVSDSMAVTTDIADRLLKAVEEIGTTLELIQGISSSTSLLALNASIEAARAGDAGKGFAVVATEVGKLAENTQSSLKDVGAIIERVQKNVEEITGQVEINANKLAEQNEQFKTVFGDISEMTTMLNDSVNAIEEMNEAHKRQSEIIKKTVEINQNIAESIRSENEQFVAISTMAGNNATNTEHVAQQASAINDMVDEINRLLNN, from the coding sequence ATGAATAAAAAGTCTGCTTTTGAAGTATACCTGTCTGCGGTTTTTAAATGGGGTATTACTGCACTGGTATCGGCCTGTATGTTTGCTACAGCAATGTTCATAGTAGAAAAGACAATTGGCTTTTATCAGGTTATCCCTTGGATCGCAGTAATAATTTTCGGTATCATGGATGTGTGTTTCTTTATTACAGGAATGCTGATTCTTAAGTCTTCATTTGATGAAGATGGATATTTAAAAGATGGAAAACTACAAATAGGAAAGATTTTCTGCTCAGTTGTTCTTATCCTTCAGTGGAACTACATTATTTACATGGTTCCGACCAGAACATTCTGGGGATTTTTATGTTTCTTCCTGATACTTATCGGATTCTTTATGGATATTAAGCTACTGTCCGTTACTGGCAGTATTTGTATTGTTTCTATGTTTATTGCATGGTTTGTCAGAGGCACAGCTCTTTTGCCAGTAAAAGACGAACTCTTTATTACAGATGTAATCATGTGTGTTGTAGGCCTTGTGCTTTCGTTAGCCGGCCTTGTAATGTTCTTATTCTTTGTTTCATACTTTTTGATTACTGCCAAAAAGGATGAGCTTGAAGAGAACAACAGGCGTGTTACAGGTGTTATGGATGCTGTTCGTTCAATATCTTCCAAGATGGTAACTGCAGGAACAACTCTTTTGGATATCTCATCAAGTGAGAGCGCTTCAGCAGAAGAGCTATCAGCAACAAGTGATGAGCTTGTTAAAAACAGTAATATTCTTGGTAATAAAGCAGATGAGAGTATGGCAAACTTGTCAGAGCTTAATGATTGCGCAAGCATTGTAGAAGAAAATGTTGAGACTGTTGAGAAGACATCTGACAACCTTCTTAAGAAGTCAAAAGAAAATGAGAAATCATTAAATGATCTTCAGGGAATAAATTCGGAAGTTTCTGATTCTATGGCAGTTACAACAGATATTGCAGACAGACTTCTAAAGGCAGTAGAAGAAATTGGAACAACGCTTGAACTTATTCAGGGAATTTCGTCATCAACAAGCCTTCTTGCTCTTAATGCTTCAATTGAGGCCGCAAGAGCGGGTGATGCTGGAAAGGGATTTGCTGTTGTAGCAACTGAAGTTGGTAAGCTTGCAGAAAACACGCAGAGCTCACTTAAGGACGTTGGTGCAATAATTGAAAGAGTTCAGAAGAATGTAGAAGAGATTACAGGACAGGTTGAGATAAATGCCAATAAGCTTGCTGAACAGAATGAACAGTTTAAGACAGTATTTGGCGACATAAGTGAAATGACTACAATGCTGAATGATTCGGTTAATGCAATTGAAGAGATGAATGAGGCACATAAACGCCAGTCAGAAATCATCAAAAAAACTGTTGAGATTAACCAGAATATCGCAGAGAGTATCCGAAGTGAGAACGAGCAGTTTGTGGCTATCAGTACCATGGCTGGAAATAATGCTACAAATACTGAACATGTTGCACAGCAGGCTAGTGCAATCAATGACATGGTTGATGAAATTAATCGTCTTCTAAATAATTAA
- a CDS encoding peptide deformylase, with translation MVKQIVKDPFFLQQKSEPATEADKQVIQDLLDTLRANQDRCVGMAANMIGVKKRIIVVAMGPFHFAMVNPEITKKSGEYQTEESCLSLEGVRPCTRYKEIEVDYLDQDFKPQHGKYKDFTAQIIQHEIDHFEGILI, from the coding sequence ATGGTTAAGCAGATAGTTAAAGATCCGTTTTTTCTGCAACAGAAGTCAGAGCCTGCAACAGAGGCTGACAAGCAGGTAATTCAGGATCTCCTTGATACATTAAGAGCCAACCAGGATAGATGTGTTGGTATGGCTGCCAACATGATTGGCGTTAAGAAAAGAATAATCGTAGTGGCTATGGGACCATTCCATTTTGCGATGGTTAATCCTGAAATTACCAAGAAGAGTGGGGAGTATCAGACAGAGGAGAGCTGCCTGTCCCTTGAGGGCGTAAGACCCTGCACCAGATATAAGGAAATCGAGGTGGATTATCTTGATCAGGACTTCAAGCCTCAGCATGGGAAGTACAAGGACTTCACAGCTCAGATAATCCAGCATGAGATCGACCATTTTGAGGGAATCCTCATTTGA
- a CDS encoding HNH endonuclease, translated as MRGQKQRKAEIKRIVLGKTDGVCARCGRPIPFEKATIEHFIPKYRGGTDDERNLLPLCKNCNKQKGSRIVAVEEYYPYLNCVFCASANEYKAEWERISNG; from the coding sequence ATGAGGGGACAGAAGCAAAGAAAAGCTGAGATTAAGCGTATAGTTCTTGGCAAGACGGATGGAGTGTGTGCTCGCTGTGGAAGACCTATTCCTTTTGAGAAGGCCACTATAGAGCATTTTATACCAAAGTACAGAGGCGGAACAGATGATGAGAGAAATCTTCTTCCGCTGTGCAAGAATTGTAATAAGCAGAAAGGCTCAAGGATAGTGGCTGTTGAAGAATACTATCCGTACCTTAATTGCGTATTCTGCGCGAGTGCTAATGAATATAAAGCAGAATGGGAGAGGATAAGCAATGGTTAA